A genomic stretch from Bos javanicus breed banteng chromosome 3, ARS-OSU_banteng_1.0, whole genome shotgun sequence includes:
- the LOC133244355 gene encoding transcription factor Spi-C-like: protein MACAEQDKLGQAFEDAFEVLRQHSTGDFQYSSDYKNYLAFINHRSHIRGNSNSYGVQPAEEPIYNWKTVINSATDLYFEGNIHQSLQNIPENQLVQPALLQQKGGKGRKKLRLFEYLHESLCNPEMASCIQWIDQTEGIFQFVSKNKEKLAQLWGKEKGNRKTMTYQKMARALRNYGRTGEIIKIQRKLIYQFSEAILQRLSAPYFLEKEIFYSQYVQPDQGYLSLNNWNANYNYTYANYHELSHPDC, encoded by the coding sequence ATGGCTTGTGCTGAACAAGACAAGCTGGGTCAAGCGTTTGAAGATGCTTTTGAAGTACTGAGGCAGCATTCAACTGGAGACTTTCAGTACTCCTCAGATTACAAAAATTACCTGGCTTTTATCAACCACCGTTCTCATATCAGAGGAAATTCCAACAGCTATGGTGTGCAGCCTGCAGAGGAACCCATCTATAATTGGAAAACAGTAATAAACAGTGCTACGGACCTCTATTTTGAAGGAAATATTCATCAATCTCTGCAGAACATCCCTGAAAACCAGCTGGTACAACCTGCTCTTCTCCAGCAAAAGGGAGGAAAAGGCAGGAAGAAGCTCCGACTGTTTGAATACCTTCATGAATCCCTATGTAATCCAGAGATGGCATCTTGTATTCAGTGGATAGATCAAACCGAAGGCATCTTTCAGTTtgtatcaaaaaacaaagaaaaacttgcCCAActctggggaaaagaaaaaggcaaccgGAAGACCATGACTTATCAGAAAATGGCCAGAGCACTGAGGAATTATGGAAGAACTGGGGAAATCATCAAAATCCAGAGAAAGCTAATTTACCAGTTCAGTGAGGCCATTCTCCAAAGACTGTCTGCACCTTATTTCTTGGAAAAAGAGATCTTCTATTCACAGTATGTTCAACCTGATCAAGGATATCTCAGTTTAAATAACTGGAATGCaaattataattatacatatgcCAATTACCATGAGCTAAGTCACCCTGATTGCTAA